From one Bacteroides fragilis NCTC 9343 genomic stretch:
- a CDS encoding TonB-dependent receptor plug domain-containing protein, translated as MFADENVSKQITMKGFYVPAALSLMLLSLPIAAQSVATDTILLATFNDSISLDEVVIKAHKTPRANSRWSDLQPVDLVTVGGSNGDLYRALQTLPGVQLQGESGRLLVRGGNSNETQTYIDGMHVLNPYTTTGTDTPARGRYSTFMFSGVNLASGGQSQEYGEALSAVLPLETKDYSTVNKFGMNVSTVGMGGGGTRAFNRSSLSLNLDYQNLVPYDRVYPSRTDFKRPYRMLSGATQFRYTPNEKTLFKFYVGYDRTDFSNYTDIDHHLFGLGENNIYLNTTFRKRTASDWNWFIGTAYSFYDRKVKGAVKDRDVWNERQQEFHLKAKFFKLFTSRLRLDMGVETFVRSYRNHYQLETLRDMHQMYPTIYAGFLSSAFYLSENLKTEISLRPEYTSLNRTMNWSPRAAVSYTWNHLLVSVVAGQYTQLPENDYLIRNISLPSNVCRQVLFSLQYEQGGRFYKAEFYYKNYKKLELSVPDGITPDGYGYSKGIDLYFCDNVLWKNFEYRLSYSYNLSKRKYREYTELTVPQYATRHHASLVLKYSVPRLRTIFSVTDGVASGRPYHNPELSGLMNDEVKPYHSLDLGITVLAGKKVIVHASATNLLGRKNEYGRIDGEAVRTSSDHFFYLGVYITLGKKVAYDVSNF; from the coding sequence ATGTTTGCCGATGAAAACGTTAGCAAACAGATCACCATGAAAGGATTTTATGTACCAGCCGCATTGAGCCTGATGTTACTCTCGCTCCCGATTGCTGCACAAAGTGTAGCTACGGATACCATTCTCCTGGCCACTTTCAATGATAGTATATCGTTGGACGAGGTAGTAATCAAAGCACATAAGACACCGAGGGCCAACAGTCGTTGGAGTGATCTGCAACCTGTCGATCTGGTAACAGTAGGAGGTTCCAACGGAGATTTATATCGGGCTTTGCAAACACTTCCGGGGGTTCAACTCCAAGGTGAAAGCGGTCGTTTACTGGTACGTGGAGGGAACAGCAACGAGACACAAACCTATATAGACGGCATGCATGTGTTGAATCCCTATACTACTACAGGGACTGATACTCCTGCACGCGGGCGTTATTCTACATTTATGTTCAGTGGTGTCAATCTGGCTTCCGGAGGACAGTCGCAGGAGTATGGAGAGGCTTTGTCTGCTGTTCTTCCTTTGGAGACCAAAGACTATAGTACGGTTAATAAGTTCGGGATGAATGTTTCGACTGTCGGAATGGGTGGAGGCGGTACACGGGCTTTCAATCGATCCTCATTGTCATTGAATCTCGATTATCAGAATCTGGTTCCTTATGATCGGGTTTATCCTTCGCGCACAGATTTTAAACGGCCGTATCGCATGCTATCCGGTGCGACCCAATTTCGCTACACACCGAATGAAAAGACCCTTTTTAAATTTTATGTGGGATATGATCGTACGGATTTTTCGAATTACACAGATATCGATCATCATCTTTTCGGCCTGGGTGAAAACAATATATACCTCAATACAACATTCCGCAAACGTACAGCTTCCGATTGGAATTGGTTTATCGGAACTGCCTACTCTTTTTATGATCGGAAAGTGAAAGGAGCAGTGAAGGACCGGGATGTATGGAACGAACGCCAACAAGAGTTCCATCTGAAAGCAAAGTTCTTCAAACTGTTTACTTCGCGGTTGCGTCTGGATATGGGTGTGGAGACTTTTGTGCGTTCTTATCGGAACCACTATCAGTTGGAAACATTGCGTGATATGCATCAAATGTATCCCACTATCTATGCCGGATTTCTTTCGTCTGCTTTTTATCTGTCGGAGAATCTTAAAACTGAAATATCTCTCCGCCCCGAATATACTTCGTTAAACCGGACAATGAACTGGTCTCCCCGGGCTGCTGTCAGTTATACGTGGAATCATCTGCTGGTGTCGGTCGTAGCAGGGCAATATACCCAACTTCCGGAAAACGACTATCTGATAAGGAATATCTCTTTGCCTTCTAATGTTTGCAGACAAGTTCTTTTTAGTCTCCAATATGAACAGGGAGGCCGGTTTTACAAAGCAGAGTTCTATTATAAAAATTATAAGAAACTGGAATTATCGGTTCCGGACGGTATCACTCCTGATGGATATGGATACAGTAAAGGTATTGATCTGTATTTTTGTGACAATGTCCTATGGAAGAATTTTGAGTACCGTTTGTCTTACTCTTATAACCTCTCGAAACGTAAATATCGGGAATATACAGAACTTACGGTGCCACAGTATGCTACCCGTCATCACGCATCGCTGGTGTTGAAATACAGTGTTCCCCGATTGCGAACCATCTTTAGCGTGACCGATGGGGTGGCAAGCGGGCGTCCCTACCACAATCCGGAACTGTCCGGACTGATGAATGATGAAGTAAAACCCTATCATTCTCTCGATTTGGGTATTACGGTTCTGGCGGGCAAAAAAGTGATTGTACATGCTTCTGCCACCAATCTGCTGGGACGTAAGAATGAATACGGGCGTATTGACGGAGAGGCTGTCCGTACTTCAAGCGACCACTTTTTCTATCTGGGAGTGTATATCACATTGGGTAAGAAGGTAGCTTATGATGTTTCTAATTTTTAA
- a CDS encoding OmpH family outer membrane protein — MKRMNYLINGFAALAFLFLFSQCAGKADNAAAPAASGNANATSGLKIAYVEVDTLLSQYNFCKDLNADMISKEENSRMVLNQKANELRKSQQEFQKKYESNAFISPERAQQEYARLGKLEQDLQALQNKLATEMASENAKNSQILRDSINAFLKEYNKTKGYNLIISNTSFDNLLYADSTLNITKEIVDGLNARYTPVAKK; from the coding sequence ATGAAGAGAATGAATTACCTCATTAACGGATTTGCTGCTCTTGCATTCCTCTTTCTTTTTTCACAATGCGCTGGTAAAGCTGATAATGCTGCTGCTCCTGCCGCTTCCGGAAATGCAAATGCCACTTCTGGTTTGAAAATCGCTTATGTAGAAGTAGATACTTTGTTGTCTCAATATAATTTCTGCAAAGACCTGAATGCTGACATGATCAGCAAAGAGGAGAACAGCCGCATGGTGCTGAATCAGAAAGCAAATGAACTGCGTAAATCTCAACAGGAATTCCAGAAGAAATATGAAAGTAATGCTTTTATTTCTCCGGAAAGAGCACAGCAGGAATATGCACGCTTAGGTAAATTGGAACAGGATTTGCAGGCTCTGCAGAACAAACTGGCTACAGAGATGGCATCGGAGAATGCTAAAAACAGTCAGATTCTGCGTGACTCTATTAACGCTTTTCTGAAAGAATATAATAAAACAAAAGGTTATAACCTGATTATCAGCAATACCAGCTTTGATAATCTGCTGTATGCCGATAGCACACTGAACATTACTAAAGAGATCGTAGACGGACTTAACGCAAGATATACTCCTGTGGCTAAGAAATAA
- a CDS encoding FtsB family cell division protein translates to MGKLITIWEFIGRHKYWITVVAFGVIIGFLDENSMIRRIGYAREISRLQGEIDKYRAEYEENTERLNELSTNPEAIEQIAREKYLMKKPNEDIYVFDEEE, encoded by the coding sequence ATGGGCAAATTAATCACTATCTGGGAGTTCATAGGCAGACATAAATACTGGATTACCGTTGTGGCATTCGGTGTCATCATCGGATTTCTGGACGAAAACAGTATGATCCGCCGCATCGGCTACGCACGCGAAATCAGCCGCTTGCAGGGAGAGATTGATAAATATCGCGCAGAATACGAAGAGAATACGGAGCGCCTCAACGAACTGAGTACCAATCCCGAAGCTATCGAACAGATAGCGCGCGAAAAATACCTGATGAAAAAGCCCAACGAAGACATTTACGTATTTGACGAGGAAGAATGA
- a CDS encoding aminoacyl-histidine dipeptidase: protein MEKSELKPAGVFHFFNEICQVPRPSKKEEKMIAYLKAFGEKHNLETKVDEAGNVLIKKPATPGKENLKTVILQSHVDMVCEKNNDTDHDFLTDPIETEIDGEWMKAKGTTLGADNGIGVATELAILADDSIEHGPIECLFTVDEETGLTGAFALKEGFMSGEILLNLDSEDEGELYIGCAGGIDTVAEFQYENEMTPISHLCFRITVKGLKGGHSGGDIHLGRGNANKILNRFLYQMMTTYQEDFHLYEFNGGNLRNAIPREASAVFSVPEHYKHDIRTALNVFTAEIENELHRVEPDLNILLETEPHRDWSIDSSTSYRLITSLYGCPHGVYAMSQDIPGLVETSTNLASVKMKPENTIRIETSQRSSILSSRDDIATTVRAVFRLAGAQVNWGEGYPGWKPNPDSEILKVAEESYKRLFGVDAKVKAIHAGLECGLFLDKYPALDMISFGPTLTGVHSPDERMHIPSVDKFWKHLLDVLAHIPAKN, encoded by the coding sequence ATGGAAAAATCAGAACTGAAACCGGCCGGTGTATTTCACTTCTTCAATGAAATCTGCCAGGTGCCCCGTCCTTCAAAGAAGGAAGAGAAGATGATCGCCTATTTAAAGGCGTTCGGAGAAAAACATAATTTAGAAACCAAAGTAGACGAAGCCGGCAACGTGCTTATCAAAAAACCGGCAACACCGGGTAAAGAAAATCTGAAGACAGTGATTCTGCAATCGCACGTAGACATGGTGTGCGAAAAGAATAATGATACGGACCATGACTTCCTGACCGATCCCATCGAAACGGAGATTGACGGAGAGTGGATGAAAGCCAAAGGAACAACCTTGGGAGCCGACAACGGCATCGGAGTAGCGACCGAACTGGCCATTCTGGCTGACGACAGTATTGAACACGGTCCTATCGAATGTCTGTTCACTGTAGATGAAGAGACAGGACTGACCGGTGCTTTCGCCTTGAAAGAAGGCTTTATGAGCGGAGAAATTCTGCTTAATCTCGACTCGGAAGACGAAGGTGAACTTTACATCGGTTGTGCGGGCGGTATTGATACAGTGGCCGAATTTCAATATGAAAATGAAATGACACCCATCAGCCACCTCTGCTTCCGCATAACCGTTAAAGGTCTGAAAGGCGGACACTCCGGAGGGGATATACATCTGGGACGCGGTAATGCCAACAAGATACTGAACCGGTTTCTCTATCAGATGATGACTACTTACCAGGAGGACTTCCACCTCTATGAATTCAACGGAGGTAATCTGCGTAACGCCATTCCGCGTGAAGCTTCGGCTGTATTCTCCGTGCCCGAACATTACAAACATGACATACGTACAGCCTTGAACGTATTCACCGCCGAAATCGAAAACGAACTTCATCGGGTGGAACCGGATCTGAACATTCTTCTTGAAACAGAGCCGCACCGCGACTGGTCCATCGACTCGAGTACTTCCTATCGGCTGATTACTTCGCTATACGGTTGCCCGCACGGAGTATATGCCATGAGTCAAGATATTCCGGGACTGGTAGAAACTTCAACGAACCTGGCATCTGTAAAAATGAAGCCGGAAAACACCATCCGTATCGAAACCAGCCAGCGCAGTTCTATCCTTTCTTCTCGCGACGATATAGCAACAACGGTCCGTGCCGTATTCAGACTCGCCGGTGCTCAGGTCAACTGGGGTGAAGGTTATCCGGGATGGAAACCCAATCCGGATTCGGAAATCCTAAAAGTGGCGGAAGAGTCATATAAACGCCTGTTCGGTGTTGATGCCAAAGTAAAGGCAATCCATGCAGGACTGGAATGTGGCTTGTTCCTCGACAAATATCCTGCCCTGGATATGATTTCATTCGGCCCCACCTTGACAGGAGTTCACTCTCCGGACGAACGGATGCATATTCCTTCGGTAGATAAATTCTGGAAACATCTGCTGGATGTGTTGGCACATATTCCGGCTAAGAACTAA
- a CDS encoding DUF2141 domain-containing protein, translated as MKTMIISIIAVLASVAVSGQSLTLTVKDVEHVEGTLYVAIYSSKENFMKKPLFGFRVAVKDRTMTIPCKGIPAGTYAISLFQDENGNGKLDTGSFGRPLEKFGFSNDAEGIMGAPSYEKCCFEFKRDTTVVIHLK; from the coding sequence ATGAAAACAATGATTATTTCAATTATCGCAGTATTAGCAAGTGTGGCCGTATCCGGTCAAAGTCTGACATTAACAGTTAAAGACGTGGAACATGTGGAGGGAACTCTTTATGTGGCTATCTATTCGTCCAAAGAGAACTTTATGAAGAAACCTCTTTTCGGTTTTCGGGTGGCTGTGAAAGACCGTACAATGACAATACCTTGTAAAGGAATTCCTGCCGGGACCTATGCCATCTCCCTCTTTCAGGATGAAAACGGAAATGGAAAGTTAGACACCGGTTCATTCGGGCGCCCTTTAGAGAAATTTGGATTCAGCAATGATGCCGAGGGTATCATGGGAGCTCCTTCGTATGAAAAGTGTTGTTTCGAATTTAAACGAGATACTACGGTGGTCATTCATTTAAAATGA
- a CDS encoding LytTR family DNA-binding domain-containing protein, whose translation MGSHWGEKIRRYLQSLYPVAYQRWKVVLISSLVVFLILLVLQPFGISGIRQHKFWILVGFMGVTAVSLSIPMYVFGKLFPKFYKEETWTVWKQIVNLLQILFFIAIGNWIYSTLVFGWGLRWDVFCAFALFTLVIGLFPTVLFILLNQNRLLAIHLKEATEMNLHLQRSVLPAESVETKQDSPFLLFQGGIRESLELDSKDLLYVESNGNYIRVNYQKAGKNVQCLLRATMKQAEEVTAVCPLVLKCHRAFLVNVRKVVKVNGNSQGHRLLLEGCPEEIPVSRGYSKQVKELIEGISGD comes from the coding sequence ATGGGAAGTCATTGGGGTGAAAAAATACGAAGATACCTGCAAAGCCTTTATCCGGTTGCATATCAAAGATGGAAGGTTGTGTTGATTTCTTCCCTGGTTGTATTTCTGATATTACTGGTTTTACAGCCATTTGGGATATCCGGCATTAGGCAGCATAAGTTCTGGATACTTGTGGGCTTTATGGGCGTGACGGCAGTATCTCTGAGTATTCCGATGTATGTCTTTGGCAAACTGTTTCCGAAGTTCTATAAAGAAGAAACATGGACTGTGTGGAAACAGATTGTCAATCTGTTACAGATACTTTTTTTTATAGCTATCGGGAACTGGATTTATTCTACTCTCGTTTTTGGTTGGGGATTACGTTGGGATGTCTTTTGTGCCTTTGCATTATTCACTTTGGTCATCGGACTTTTTCCTACTGTACTTTTCATTTTGTTGAATCAAAATAGACTGTTGGCCATTCATCTGAAAGAGGCTACCGAGATGAATCTCCATTTGCAACGTTCGGTATTGCCGGCCGAATCTGTGGAAACAAAACAAGACAGCCCTTTTCTTTTGTTTCAAGGAGGCATCCGGGAATCCTTGGAATTGGACTCTAAAGACTTGTTGTATGTAGAATCCAATGGAAACTACATCCGGGTAAATTATCAGAAAGCAGGTAAAAACGTTCAGTGTCTGTTGCGTGCAACCATGAAGCAGGCAGAAGAAGTAACAGCCGTTTGTCCGTTGGTGCTGAAGTGTCACCGGGCCTTCCTGGTCAACGTCCGTAAGGTGGTGAAAGTGAATGGAAACTCCCAGGGACATCGTTTGCTCCTGGAGGGTTGCCCGGAAGAGATACCTGTATCCCGAGGCTATTCGAAACAGGTTAAAGAACTGATAGAAGGTATCTCTGGCGACTAA